TTGTCCTTCCTTTGACAATTACGCTTCCGAGTCCTTTAAATCTTATCCCTCTAAGCTTATTACTTTCGATTAGGGGATGTAGCTTCGCAAGAGTGTTTTCCGTTATTATTATGTCCTCTTTAAGTTTCCTTGTGAGTCCCTCGATTCTTGCGCCTAGATTCACGTTGTCTCCAATTACTGTGTAATCCATCTTTTTGCCCTCAGCCCCTATGTTACCAACAATCACCTCTCCCGTATTAAGACCGATTCCGGCATTAAAAGGTTCAATCCCTGCCCTCTCCCATTTTTTTTTGAGCTCTTTTAGCTTCACATTCATCTCGATGGCGCATCTTAAAGCAAGCTCTGCATGATTCTCCTGAGGAAGGGGTGCATTCCAGAAGGCGACAATCTCATCCCCGACAAATTTGTCCAATGTACCTTCGTAAGCGAAGATGATTTTGGTCATTTCGCTTAAATACTCATTGAGTATGCTTACAACTTCCATAGGGTCGTGCTTTTCGGAAAAGGAAGTAAATCCGGCAATATCAGAGAAAAGGACTGTAACTTCTTTCCTTTCTCCACCGAGTTTCGCAAGGGAGGGGTTCCTGATAAGCTCATTGACAACTCTTTCCGTAACGTAAGAAGAAAACATGGCTTTTATTCTTCTTGCGTGCCTCTCTTCGGTGGCGTACCTGTAGATTGTGATAGCGAAAAATATGCTTAAGATAGAGACAGAAGGATAGCTAAGGTAGAGCCAGATTTTTCTTTCAAAGAAAAGGTAGTAAGTTAAGCCCAAAAGGCCAAGAAAGAAAATTAACGCCAAAATGGCAGAAAAGATGGCCCCTCTTTTCGATATAAGGACGGTAAAAAGAGTTCCACAAGTAAAAATGACTATAAGGTTTATAAATTGCGGTACCTTCCTTATATGGTCTCCCCTGATTATGGAAGCTATCACATTTGCGTGCTTTTCAATCCCTGGCATCGCAGGAGAGACAGGCGTGTTTCTTAGATCGTAAATTCCTGTCGCCTCTGCACCCACAAGACAGATTTTGCCTTCTATTACGTGTGGCTCAATCTTTCCTTCAAGAAGATCTATGACGGATACATAGGGGAAGGTCCTATAAGGTCCGTAGTAATGTATGAGTATCCGGGAATGGACGTCAGTTGGAATAAAAAATCCACCCAGCGTAACACCTTTTGCCGCATCAAGTATCATTGCTTGGATAGGAATACCAAGAAAGAGCCTTGCCGCCTGGAGATCAATTGAAGGAAAAATCTCTCCGTCGAATTCGATTGCAAGATTCTCCCATCTTAAGACACCGTCGGCATCAAAAAATATGTTTATATGGCCCAAAGCTAAAGCATTCTCCATAAGTTCCCGAACAGGTACGAGCACGTTTTTTGCTGAAGGAAGGGGAAAAAGATTGAGCTTTTCGGAATTTTTAACTACGGGAAAGGAATGGTCCAAAAGAATTTCGTGGCTTAGGGGTCTTTTTTCTCCGACCATATCGAAAACTATAGGAAGGACGACGTTTTGAGCCTGTAGAATAGCAGAGGCAAGAATGGGATCGTCCCTTTCCGGTTCACTTAGGATTACATCAAGGATAATCAGCTTGCTCCCATAATCCTTTAGTCTTTTTATGATCTCTGCTAGTACACGCCTTTTCCATGGCCATTTTCCTATCTTTTCTATGCTTCTGTCATCTATCGATACGATCACGATCTCTTCCGGAATATCACTTCTTTTTCCGTGCATATGGTAGCGGGTGTCGTATATCAAATATTCGAGCCTTTCAAGTGGAGAAAAACGGAAAAGACAAAGAAGACAAAATATAACGGTTAAAATAATGCCCAAAATTAGAGCAATAGATTTTCTATAGGGCCTTATTTCGCGATCTTTTTCGGCCAAGTCCAGACTTTTAATAGATCATAACAGGTTTTGAGCTTTCCATCCAGGAAAAAACGGTTTACGGAAAAATTTCGACTGAGTTGGAATCTTTAGTGTCTTTCCCCTTTTAGGCTAAAAACCTTTAGCGCCAAGAGTAAATACTTTCTTTAAGCTTTTTCTTTAGGCTTCTCTTTTATGATCCGGGATATCAAGTCGACCATATTAAGGGGAAGGACAATC
This portion of the Thermodesulfobacteriota bacterium genome encodes:
- a CDS encoding adenylate/guanylate cyclase domain-containing protein: MAEKDREIRPYRKSIALILGIILTVIFCLLCLFRFSPLERLEYLIYDTRYHMHGKRSDIPEEIVIVSIDDRSIEKIGKWPWKRRVLAEIIKRLKDYGSKLIILDVILSEPERDDPILASAILQAQNVVLPIVFDMVGEKRPLSHEILLDHSFPVVKNSEKLNLFPLPSAKNVLVPVRELMENALALGHINIFFDADGVLRWENLAIEFDGEIFPSIDLQAARLFLGIPIQAMILDAAKGVTLGGFFIPTDVHSRILIHYYGPYRTFPYVSVIDLLEGKIEPHVIEGKICLVGAEATGIYDLRNTPVSPAMPGIEKHANVIASIIRGDHIRKVPQFINLIVIFTCGTLFTVLISKRGAIFSAILALIFFLGLLGLTYYLFFERKIWLYLSYPSVSILSIFFAITIYRYATEERHARRIKAMFSSYVTERVVNELIRNPSLAKLGGERKEVTVLFSDIAGFTSFSEKHDPMEVVSILNEYLSEMTKIIFAYEGTLDKFVGDEIVAFWNAPLPQENHAELALRCAIEMNVKLKELKKKWERAGIEPFNAGIGLNTGEVIVGNIGAEGKKMDYTVIGDNVNLGARIEGLTRKLKEDIIITENTLAKLHPLIESNKLRGIRFKGLGSVIVKGRTKPVRIYSVSLKDDKEPSTIEENETGVTRVYDEK